Proteins encoded in a region of the Massilia sp. UMI-21 genome:
- a CDS encoding 4-hydroxy-tetrahydrodipicolinate synthase, which yields MIKGSIVAIVTPMFEDGSLDRDSLRKLIDWHIAEGTDGIVIVGTTGESATVSPEEHAELIKIAVDHVAGRIPVIAGAGGNSTAEAIALTRHARDVGADATLQVVPYYNRPTQEGMYRHFKAIAEAVDLPVILYNVPGRTVADMSNETVARLAPIDNIVGIKDATGNIGRGIELLRMVDQSFAVYSGDDPTAMALMFCGASGNISVTANVVPRAMHELCAAAMAGDVARAVEINNRVLDLHAKLFVEPNPVPVKWALAEMGKIPSGLRLPLAPLSSAFHDTVRGALAQSGLLQP from the coding sequence ATGATTAAGGGCAGCATCGTAGCAATCGTCACCCCGATGTTCGAGGACGGCAGTCTTGACCGCGACTCCCTGCGCAAGCTGATCGACTGGCACATTGCGGAAGGCACCGATGGCATCGTCATCGTCGGTACTACCGGCGAATCGGCCACCGTCTCCCCGGAGGAGCACGCGGAACTGATCAAGATTGCGGTGGACCACGTCGCCGGCCGTATTCCGGTGATCGCCGGCGCGGGTGGCAATTCCACCGCCGAGGCCATCGCACTGACCCGCCACGCCAGGGACGTCGGCGCCGACGCCACGCTGCAAGTGGTGCCGTACTACAACCGTCCGACCCAGGAAGGCATGTACCGCCACTTCAAGGCCATCGCCGAAGCGGTCGACCTGCCGGTCATCCTGTACAACGTCCCGGGCCGTACCGTGGCCGACATGAGCAACGAGACCGTCGCGCGCCTGGCGCCGATCGACAACATCGTCGGCATCAAGGACGCCACCGGCAACATCGGCCGCGGCATCGAACTGCTGCGCATGGTCGACCAATCCTTCGCCGTGTACTCGGGCGACGACCCGACCGCGATGGCCCTGATGTTCTGCGGCGCTAGCGGCAACATCTCGGTGACCGCCAACGTCGTCCCGCGCGCGATGCACGAACTGTGCGCCGCCGCCATGGCCGGCGACGTGGCGCGCGCCGTCGAGATCAACAACCGCGTACTCGACCTGCATGCCAAGCTGTTCGTCGAGCCGAACCCGGTGCCGGTCAAGTGGGCCCTGGCCGAGATGGGCAAGATCCCGTCCGGCCTGCGCCTGCCGCTGGCGCCGCTCTCGAGTGCGTTCCACGATACCGTGCGTGGCGCACTGGCCCAGTCTGGCCTTCTCCAGCCCTGA
- a CDS encoding cupin domain-containing protein produces the protein MKKLQLLGNITPAQFLRDYWHKKPLLIRQAVPGFKPLLTFEKLAELARQNHVESRLVSLRDGQWDMQHGPLTELPARSEREWTMLVQGVNLADARADELLRQFRFVPDARLDDLMVSFATDGGGVGPHFDSYDVFLLQAQGRRRWRISAQQDLDLVEGLPLKILANFEAEEEFVLEPGDMLYLPPHYAHDGVAEGECMTYSIGFRSPSFQELGEAFLQFMADSIDLPGRYADPDLQHSKNPAEIPRAMLSTVTEELNKVRWDEEDVTIFLGEHLSEPKHNVFFTGPAKPLTVGRFMETAGKKGLKLSSKTLMLYRGKNVFINGESFAVGRADKAVLDVLANERRIGGALLASATDDVLEALYTWYQDGWIELG, from the coding sequence ATGAAAAAATTACAGCTTCTCGGGAACATTACTCCCGCCCAGTTCCTGCGCGATTACTGGCACAAGAAACCGCTGCTGATCCGCCAGGCCGTCCCCGGCTTCAAGCCCCTGCTCACGTTCGAAAAACTGGCCGAGCTCGCGCGCCAGAACCACGTCGAGTCGCGCCTGGTTTCCCTGCGTGACGGCCAGTGGGACATGCAGCACGGTCCGCTCACCGAACTGCCGGCGCGCAGCGAGCGCGAATGGACCATGCTGGTCCAGGGCGTCAACCTGGCCGACGCGCGCGCCGACGAGCTGCTGCGCCAGTTCCGCTTCGTGCCGGACGCCAGGCTCGACGACCTGATGGTGAGCTTCGCCACCGACGGCGGCGGCGTCGGTCCGCACTTCGATTCCTACGACGTATTCCTGCTGCAGGCCCAGGGCAGGCGCCGCTGGCGCATCAGCGCGCAACAGGATCTCGACCTGGTCGAAGGCCTGCCGCTCAAGATCCTGGCCAACTTCGAGGCGGAAGAAGAGTTCGTGCTGGAACCGGGCGACATGCTCTACCTGCCGCCGCACTACGCCCACGACGGCGTGGCCGAAGGCGAATGCATGACCTACTCGATCGGCTTCCGCTCGCCCTCGTTCCAGGAACTGGGCGAAGCCTTCCTGCAGTTCATGGCCGATTCGATCGACCTGCCCGGCCGCTATGCCGACCCGGACCTGCAACACAGCAAGAACCCGGCCGAGATCCCGCGCGCGATGCTGTCCACCGTCACCGAAGAACTGAACAAGGTGCGCTGGGACGAGGAAGACGTGACGATCTTCCTGGGCGAACACCTGTCCGAGCCCAAGCACAACGTGTTCTTCACCGGTCCGGCCAAGCCGCTGACGGTCGGCCGCTTCATGGAGACCGCCGGCAAAAAGGGCCTGAAGCTGTCGAGCAAGACCCTGATGCTCTACCGCGGCAAGAACGTCTTCATCAACGGCGAGTCCTTCGCCGTCGGCCGCGCCGACAAGGCGGTGCTGGATGTCCTGGCCAACGAGCGGCGCATCGGCGGGGCCTTGCTGGCCAGCGCCACCGACGACGTGCTCGAAGCGCTGTACACCTGGTACCAGGACGGCTGGATCGAACTCGGCTGA
- the ltrA gene encoding group II intron reverse transcriptase/maturase produces MRVTDRSMIGSASSHKPTGWASIDWRLVQRNVRAMQTRLAKATECGDWRRVKALQRWLTRSFSAKALAVRRVTENQGKRTAGVDRELWDSPQKKFVAISQLKRQGYHPLPLRRVYIPKANGKMRPLGIPTMRDRAMQALYLFALDPVLETKSDPNSYGFRRNRSTADAMSQIFIRMSKPGSAKWALDADIEGFFDNINHEWMLQHIRMDQQVLRKWLKCGVVDKAGLLATRDGTPQGGIISPALANWTLNGLETELLKDCVSKWGVGRTKRLKIGVIRYADDFVITGDSRELLQDEIQPWVEAFLAERGLRLAAAKTKVVHIDNGFDFLGWNFRKLNRHEFSRHSTAVENTAFRTRPATSHC; encoded by the coding sequence ATGAGAGTAACTGATCGTTCTATGATCGGTTCTGCGTCCTCACACAAACCGACGGGCTGGGCGAGCATCGACTGGCGTCTGGTCCAAAGGAATGTGAGAGCCATGCAGACACGACTAGCGAAGGCAACAGAGTGCGGCGACTGGCGTAGGGTCAAGGCCTTGCAACGGTGGCTCACCCGCTCGTTTTCAGCAAAGGCTTTAGCTGTCCGACGAGTTACCGAGAACCAAGGCAAACGAACGGCAGGTGTCGATCGGGAGCTGTGGGACTCGCCACAAAAGAAATTCGTGGCGATTTCCCAATTGAAGAGGCAGGGGTACCACCCTCTGCCATTGCGTCGGGTCTACATACCGAAGGCCAACGGCAAGATGCGGCCATTAGGAATACCCACAATGCGGGATCGAGCGATGCAGGCGCTGTACCTGTTTGCGCTAGACCCTGTGTTGGAGACGAAGAGCGATCCGAATTCTTATGGGTTCAGACGGAACCGCTCGACGGCTGATGCGATGTCCCAGATATTCATTCGTATGTCCAAACCGGGCTCTGCAAAATGGGCGCTCGACGCAGACATCGAGGGATTCTTCGACAACATCAACCACGAATGGATGCTGCAACATATCCGAATGGACCAGCAGGTCCTGAGGAAATGGCTGAAATGCGGAGTGGTTGATAAGGCAGGCCTGTTGGCGACAAGGGATGGGACGCCGCAAGGAGGAATTATCTCTCCGGCGTTGGCGAACTGGACGTTGAATGGTCTGGAAACCGAACTCCTGAAGGATTGCGTAAGCAAATGGGGAGTGGGGCGGACCAAGAGGCTGAAGATTGGTGTGATCCGATATGCGGACGATTTCGTTATCACAGGTGACTCGCGAGAGTTGCTGCAGGACGAGATACAGCCTTGGGTTGAAGCGTTCCTTGCGGAGCGTGGACTGAGGTTGGCGGCTGCAAAGACGAAGGTAGTCCACATCGACAACGGCTTCGACTTCCTCGGGTGGAACTTCCGAAAGTTGAATCGCCACGAGTTTTCTAGACACTCGACAGCCGTTGAAAATACTGCTTTTCGTACTCGACCGGCGACAAGTCATTGCTGA
- the mutS gene encoding DNA mismatch repair protein MutS yields MNAPNEINAAAIKSSPAEKVTPMMQQYLRIKADYPSMLVFYRMGDFYELFHDDAEKAARILGITLTARGSANGQPIRMCGVPFHSLDGYLAKLVKIGESCAICEQIGDPALSKGPVERKVVRVVTPGTLTDSDLLPEKADRPLLAMCMLPQRKNLSVGLAWLSLASGVLRLMEFSGDARAVEARLAHELERISPAEILRAECGNGGADLFESEPVAHTNRVPEWHFDVLKGHQALLEQLGVATLTGFGADGLGAAFGAAGALLRYAQSTQGRGLQHVKSLACEQENEYIGLDAATRRNLELTETIRGQEAPTLFSLLDGCRTAMGSRMLRHWLHHARRNQGVARARHEAIAALARLDATHGLSATLANVPDIERITTRIALLSARPRDLSCLRDGLKQLPALCEGVARCFVPGDTSLLREIHALLSPPDACVDLLSRAIMEEPSVMVRDGGVFARGFDAELDELRALSENAGQFLVDLETRERARTGIANLRVEYNRVHGFYIEVTNGQADKVPEDYRRRQTLKNCERYITPELKAFEDKALSAQDRALAREKMLYDQLLGELAPFIGCLQSIAGGLAQLDTLVALTSHAVRNNWCAPQLVDEPCLNIVEGRHPVVENQIERFIANDCRLADERRMLLITGPNMGGKSTFMRQVALITLLAYVGSYVPATSAVIGPIDRIFTRIGASDDLANGRSTFMVEMTESAAILNGATEQSLVLMDEVGRGTSTFDGLALAWAIARHLIESSRSFTLFATHYFELTQLPEAHPSAVNVHLSAVEHKDSIVFLHAVQDGPASQSYGLQVAQLAGVPPAVIRAARKHLARLESQALDATPQLDLFAAPADDRDEAPAAMPETDGAQDPQRSELKDALAAIDPDALTPREALERLYELKRLAA; encoded by the coding sequence AGGCGGCGCGCATCCTCGGCATCACGCTGACGGCGCGCGGCAGCGCGAACGGCCAGCCGATCAGGATGTGCGGCGTGCCCTTCCACTCGCTGGACGGTTACCTGGCCAAGCTGGTGAAAATCGGCGAATCCTGCGCGATTTGCGAGCAGATCGGCGACCCGGCCCTGTCCAAGGGCCCGGTCGAGCGCAAGGTGGTGCGCGTGGTCACGCCGGGCACCCTGACCGACAGCGACCTGCTGCCGGAAAAGGCCGATCGCCCGCTGCTGGCCATGTGCATGCTCCCCCAGCGCAAGAACCTCAGCGTCGGCCTGGCCTGGCTGTCGCTGGCCAGCGGCGTGCTGCGCCTGATGGAGTTCTCGGGCGACGCGCGCGCCGTCGAGGCCCGCCTCGCGCACGAGCTCGAACGCATCTCGCCGGCCGAGATCCTGCGCGCCGAATGCGGCAACGGCGGCGCCGACCTGTTCGAATCCGAGCCGGTCGCGCACACCAACCGGGTGCCGGAATGGCACTTCGACGTGCTCAAGGGCCACCAGGCGCTGTTGGAGCAGCTGGGCGTGGCCACCCTCACCGGTTTCGGCGCGGACGGCCTGGGCGCGGCCTTCGGTGCGGCCGGCGCGCTGCTGCGCTACGCGCAATCGACCCAGGGACGCGGGCTGCAGCACGTGAAGAGCCTGGCCTGTGAACAGGAAAACGAATACATCGGCCTCGACGCGGCGACGCGCCGCAACCTGGAACTGACCGAGACCATCCGCGGCCAGGAAGCGCCGACCCTGTTCTCGCTGCTGGACGGCTGCCGCACCGCGATGGGTTCGCGCATGCTGCGCCACTGGCTGCACCATGCGCGCCGCAACCAGGGCGTGGCGCGCGCGCGCCATGAGGCGATCGCGGCGCTGGCCCGGCTTGACGCCACCCACGGCCTGTCCGCCACGCTGGCGAACGTGCCCGACATCGAGCGCATCACCACCCGCATCGCCCTGCTGTCGGCGCGCCCGCGCGACCTGTCCTGCCTGCGCGACGGCCTGAAGCAGTTGCCGGCCCTGTGCGAAGGGGTGGCGCGCTGTTTCGTCCCCGGCGACACCAGCCTGCTGCGCGAGATCCACGCGCTGCTGTCCCCGCCCGATGCCTGCGTCGACCTGCTCAGCCGCGCGATCATGGAAGAACCGAGCGTGATGGTGCGCGACGGCGGCGTGTTCGCACGCGGCTTCGACGCCGAACTGGACGAACTGCGCGCGCTGTCCGAGAACGCCGGCCAGTTCCTGGTCGACCTGGAAACGCGCGAGCGCGCCCGTACCGGCATCGCCAACCTGCGCGTCGAGTACAACCGCGTGCACGGCTTCTACATCGAAGTCACCAACGGCCAGGCCGACAAGGTGCCGGAAGACTACCGCCGCCGCCAGACCCTGAAGAACTGCGAACGTTACATCACGCCCGAACTCAAGGCCTTCGAGGACAAGGCGCTGTCGGCCCAGGACCGCGCGCTGGCGCGCGAGAAGATGCTGTACGACCAGCTTCTTGGCGAGCTCGCGCCCTTCATCGGCTGCCTGCAGTCGATCGCCGGCGGCCTGGCGCAGCTCGACACCCTGGTGGCGCTGACCAGCCACGCGGTGCGCAACAACTGGTGCGCGCCGCAACTGGTGGACGAGCCCTGCCTGAACATCGTCGAAGGCCGCCATCCGGTGGTGGAGAACCAGATCGAGCGCTTCATCGCCAACGACTGCCGCCTGGCGGACGAGCGCCGCATGCTGCTGATCACCGGCCCGAACATGGGCGGTAAGTCGACCTTCATGCGCCAGGTCGCCCTGATCACCTTGCTGGCCTACGTCGGCAGCTACGTGCCGGCCACCAGCGCCGTCATCGGCCCGATCGACCGCATCTTCACCCGCATCGGCGCCAGCGACGACCTGGCCAACGGCCGTTCGACCTTCATGGTCGAGATGACCGAGTCGGCGGCCATCCTCAACGGCGCCACCGAACAGTCCCTGGTGCTGATGGACGAAGTGGGCCGCGGCACCTCGACCTTCGACGGCCTGGCGCTGGCCTGGGCCATCGCGCGCCACCTGATCGAGAGCAGCCGCAGCTTCACGCTGTTCGCGACCCATTACTTCGAACTCACCCAACTGCCCGAGGCCCACCCGAGCGCGGTCAACGTGCACCTGTCGGCGGTCGAGCACAAGGACAGCATCGTGTTCCTGCACGCGGTGCAGGACGGCCCGGCCTCGCAGAGCTACGGCTTGCAGGTGGCGCAACTGGCCGGCGTGCCCCCGGCCGTGATCCGCGCCGCGCGCAAGCACCTGGCGCGGCTGGAATCGCAGGCGCTGGACGCGACGCCGCAGCTCGACCTGTTCGCCGCGCCCGCCGACGACCGCGACGAGGCGCCGGCGGCAATGCCCGAGACCGATGGCGCGCAGGACCCACAGCGGAGCGAGCTGAAAGACGCCCTGGCCGCGATCGACCCGGACGCCTTGACGCCGCGTGAAGCACTCGAGCGGCTCTACGAGCTGAAACGGCTCGCGGCCTGA
- a CDS encoding IS3 family transposase (programmed frameshift): protein MSGKRYPEEFKIAAVKQVAERGHPASEVAARLGVSIHSLYTWTKRYGVPEQERKVVDAQADEMRRLKAELKRVTEERDILKKGRGVLCQDVRVRYTFIVELQDQFPVRRLCKVLGVHPSGFYAWRLNPESRRAKEDKRLLVPIKESWLESGSVYGYRKVSDDLRELGEQCGINRVHRLMRSAGIRSQTGYAKRKYKRGGVPSLVAPNHLQRQFDVQEPNRVWVTDITYIRTYEGWLYLAVVLDLFSRQVVGWSMSSRIDRELAMNALLMAVWRRQPKNMVMVHSDQGSQFSSYDWRDFLDAHNLQQSMSRRGNCHDNAVAESFFQLLKRERIRRKTYGTREEAKQDVFDYIEMFYNPKRRHSFSNDLSPVEYEKQYFQRLSSV, encoded by the exons ATGAGCGGTAAGCGGTATCCCGAAGAATTCAAGATTGCGGCGGTCAAGCAAGTGGCGGAGCGCGGTCACCCGGCAAGCGAAGTAGCGGCGCGCCTGGGGGTAAGTATCCATAGCCTTTACACCTGGACAAAACGCTACGGTGTGCCTGAACAGGAGCGCAAGGTGGTTGATGCCCAGGCCGATGAAATGCGCCGCCTGAAGGCCGAGTTGAAGCGCGTCACGGAGGAGCGCGACATCTTGAAAAAAG GCCGCGGTGTACTTTGCCAAGACGTCCGGGTAAGGTACACCTTCATTGTTGAGTTACAGGACCAGTTCCCGGTGCGGCGGCTGTGCAAGGTGCTTGGCGTGCATCCTAGTGGTTTCTATGCATGGCGTCTGAACCCCGAAAGCCGCCGCGCCAAGGAAGACAAGCGCTTGCTGGTTCCCATCAAGGAGTCATGGCTCGAAAGCGGCAGTGTGTACGGTTACCGCAAGGTCAGCGATGACTTGCGCGAACTGGGCGAACAATGCGGCATCAATCGCGTTCACCGCCTGATGCGATCGGCCGGGATTCGCTCGCAGACCGGCTACGCCAAGCGCAAGTACAAACGTGGCGGTGTGCCTTCACTTGTGGCGCCAAATCATTTACAGCGCCAGTTCGACGTGCAGGAGCCCAATCGAGTTTGGGTGACGGACATTACGTATATCCGAACGTATGAAGGCTGGCTCTATCTGGCCGTGGTACTCGACCTTTTTTCGCGCCAGGTAGTCGGTTGGTCGATGAGTTCACGTATTGATCGCGAGTTGGCGATGAACGCGCTTCTAATGGCCGTCTGGCGCCGGCAACCCAAGAATATGGTGATGGTGCATTCGGACCAAGGCAGTCAATTTAGCAGTTATGATTGGCGCGATTTCCTGGACGCGCACAATCTGCAGCAAAGCATGAGCCGGCGCGGAAACTGCCATGATAACGCCGTCGCTGAGAGTTTCTTCCAACTGCTCAAGCGGGAGCGAATTCGACGCAAAACATACGGCACCCGTGAAGAAGCAAAGCAGGACGTCTTTGACTATATCGAGATGTTCTACAATCCGAAGCGGCGGCACAGCTTCAGCAATGACTTGTCGCCGGTCGAGTACGAAAAGCAGTATTTTCAACGGCTGTCGAGTGTCTAG
- the bamC gene encoding outer membrane protein assembly factor BamC, which produces MTIRTNKTLVSVPAAARVLTLGAVALSLAACTTIFESDKVDYRGAKKAANLEVPPDLTALQRDNRYAIPDGKGVATASGFQQQMGAQSAGVPVAASMQPVGPVSTDAVSVQRNGDQRWLVVKQTPEQLWPQLRQFWENQGFAIETESATTGTMETSWVENRSKIPQDFIRGALGKVFDRAYSTGERDKFRTRLERLPDGSTEVYISHRGAEEVLQGPQKETTIWTVRPNDPGLEAQFLGRLVAQLTGVKETKQAESMVANAPVAPQQATLVGSAIELNEGFDRAWRRVGLALDRVGFTVEDRDRVQGVYFVRYVDPDAANKEGFFKKLFTFGSAEDKAKEAQRYRVIVKGEQGAASSQVTVQTNDGKSDTGDTGAKILKLLTDELK; this is translated from the coding sequence ATGACTATTCGCACCAACAAGACCCTGGTTTCCGTTCCCGCCGCCGCGCGCGTGCTGACGCTCGGCGCCGTCGCGCTGAGCCTGGCGGCCTGCACCACCATCTTCGAGTCGGACAAGGTCGACTACCGCGGCGCCAAGAAGGCCGCCAACCTGGAAGTTCCGCCAGACCTTACCGCGCTGCAGCGCGACAACCGCTACGCCATTCCTGACGGTAAGGGCGTGGCCACCGCGTCCGGCTTCCAGCAGCAGATGGGCGCGCAGAGCGCCGGCGTGCCGGTGGCCGCTTCGATGCAGCCGGTCGGCCCGGTCTCGACCGATGCGGTCAGTGTCCAGCGCAACGGCGACCAGCGCTGGCTGGTGGTCAAGCAGACCCCGGAACAACTGTGGCCGCAATTGCGCCAGTTCTGGGAAAACCAGGGCTTCGCCATCGAGACCGAATCGGCCACGACCGGCACCATGGAAACCAGCTGGGTCGAGAATCGCTCGAAGATCCCGCAAGACTTCATCCGTGGCGCGCTGGGCAAGGTGTTCGATCGTGCCTACTCGACCGGTGAGCGCGACAAGTTCCGCACCCGCCTCGAGCGCCTGCCGGACGGTTCGACCGAGGTCTACATCAGCCACCGCGGCGCCGAGGAAGTCCTGCAAGGCCCCCAGAAGGAAACCACGATCTGGACCGTGCGTCCGAACGATCCGGGCCTGGAAGCGCAATTCCTGGGGCGCCTGGTTGCACAGCTGACGGGCGTCAAGGAAACCAAGCAAGCCGAGAGCATGGTCGCGAACGCCCCGGTGGCGCCGCAGCAGGCCACGCTGGTGGGCAGCGCCATCGAGCTCAATGAAGGTTTCGACCGCGCATGGCGCCGTGTCGGCCTGGCGCTCGACCGCGTCGGCTTCACCGTGGAAGACCGCGACCGCGTGCAGGGCGTGTACTTCGTGCGTTACGTCGACCCGGACGCGGCCAACAAGGAAGGCTTCTTCAAGAAGCTGTTCACCTTCGGCAGTGCGGAAGACAAGGCCAAGGAAGCGCAGCGTTACCGTGTGATCGTCAAGGGCGAGCAGGGCGCGGCAAGCAGCCAGGTGACCGTGCAGACCAATGACGGCAAGTCGGACACCGGCGACACCGGCGCGAAGATCCTGAAGCTGCTGACGGATGAGCTGAAGTAA
- a CDS encoding peptidylprolyl isomerase, giving the protein MKIAKNTVVSVNYKLSDAQNNLIEEGSQPMVYLHGGYENTLPKIEEELDGKETGYSSTIQVEPEDAFGDYDSELVKVEDRKRLPEPLEVGMQFEGVAEGVDDEPTIFTVTDIADDKVVLDGNHPLAGMALRFDLSVIDVREATAEEIAHGHVHGAHGHHHEEMGDSEEGDHFRTKPL; this is encoded by the coding sequence ATGAAGATTGCCAAGAATACGGTCGTGTCGGTCAACTACAAGCTGTCGGACGCCCAGAACAACCTGATCGAAGAGGGCTCCCAGCCGATGGTGTACCTGCACGGCGGCTACGAGAACACTCTGCCGAAGATCGAAGAAGAACTCGACGGTAAGGAAACCGGCTATTCGTCGACGATCCAGGTCGAGCCGGAAGATGCCTTCGGCGACTACGATTCCGAGCTGGTCAAGGTCGAAGACCGCAAGCGCCTGCCGGAGCCGCTCGAAGTCGGCATGCAGTTCGAAGGCGTGGCCGAAGGCGTGGACGACGAACCGACCATCTTCACCGTGACCGACATCGCGGACGACAAGGTGGTCCTGGACGGCAACCACCCGCTGGCCGGCATGGCGCTGCGTTTCGACCTGTCGGTAATCGACGTGCGCGAAGCCACCGCCGAAGAGATCGCCCACGGCCACGTGCATGGCGCGCACGGCCACCATCACGAAGAGATGGGCGACAGCGAAGAGGGCGACCACTTCCGCACCAAGCCGCTGTAA
- a CDS encoding HNH endonuclease encodes MLIKPSKKNVKAFYAELREVINKRLQVTQEELLRVLNPKLRGWAQYHHPVVAKRTFSYIDSLLFWRLVRWAKRRHPTKKAEWIRKRYWRPLGNRKWVFAVDVNRKDGADSVLELYSLSSTRITRHVKVKGEYNPYDPKDEMYGETLLQRRMLLKRRDYKEWATLYLRQEGKCAHCGFELDDVTGADIHHVVRRVDGGSEALSNKRLVHPTCHKQIHS; translated from the coding sequence CTGCTCATCAAGCCGAGCAAGAAGAACGTGAAAGCGTTCTATGCGGAGCTAAGGGAGGTCATCAACAAGCGACTGCAGGTGACGCAGGAGGAGTTGCTCCGAGTGCTGAACCCGAAGCTGCGCGGATGGGCGCAATATCACCATCCCGTAGTGGCGAAGCGGACGTTCTCATACATCGACTCGCTGCTGTTCTGGCGACTGGTGCGATGGGCTAAACGTCGGCACCCAACGAAGAAAGCGGAGTGGATTCGCAAGAGGTATTGGCGGCCGCTGGGCAATCGGAAATGGGTATTTGCAGTCGATGTCAACAGGAAAGATGGTGCGGACAGTGTGCTAGAGTTATACTCACTGTCTAGCACGCGCATTACCCGTCATGTGAAGGTCAAGGGAGAGTACAACCCCTACGACCCGAAGGACGAAATGTACGGCGAGACCTTGCTCCAACGTCGCATGCTTCTCAAGCGGCGCGATTACAAGGAGTGGGCGACGCTGTACCTACGTCAGGAAGGGAAGTGCGCGCATTGTGGTTTCGAACTGGATGATGTCACCGGGGCAGACATACACCACGTCGTGAGGCGGGTGGATGGCGGATCGGAGGCGTTGTCTAACAAGAGACTGGTACATCCAACCTGTCACAAGCAGATCCACAGCTAA
- a CDS encoding IS21 family transposase, with protein MKPKEVYVEIQLLKRHGLSLRQIAAEVGCAVNTVRRHLALEAVPKYERKVKRQTKLAQFEQYLRDRQQAAQPDVIPATVLYREIAARGYEGGMSQLRAFLRTLRPAPPADPVVRFETAMGEQLQVDWVEFRKGSAPLHAFCATLGFSRASYVEFVSNMKVETLIACHERAFAAFGGVTRRVLYDNMKTVVLERDAYGEGEHRFHAGFLDYARHSGFVIKLCQPYRAKTKGKVERFNGYLRRSFYVPLASRLAQSGQKLDVVTANVEVAHWLRDVANARIHGTTGEPPAEALKREVEHLQALPAPWRADIAAARPQTSTAAPAAPRPAAVVERIAQPSPVQHPLQVYDALLVRVTEGVAA; from the coding sequence TTGAAACCCAAAGAGGTGTACGTGGAAATTCAACTCCTGAAGAGGCATGGGTTAAGCCTTCGGCAGATCGCCGCCGAGGTAGGCTGCGCAGTGAACACGGTACGCCGGCATCTGGCCCTGGAGGCCGTGCCGAAGTACGAACGCAAGGTCAAACGCCAGACGAAGCTGGCGCAATTCGAGCAGTACCTGAGAGATCGGCAGCAAGCCGCTCAGCCCGACGTGATTCCGGCCACCGTGCTGTACCGCGAGATCGCCGCTCGCGGCTACGAGGGCGGCATGAGCCAGTTGAGGGCCTTTCTGCGCACCTTGCGCCCGGCGCCTCCAGCCGACCCGGTGGTGCGTTTCGAGACGGCGATGGGCGAGCAGCTGCAGGTGGACTGGGTCGAATTCCGTAAAGGCAGCGCACCCTTGCACGCGTTCTGCGCGACGCTCGGCTTTAGCCGGGCGAGCTACGTGGAGTTCGTCAGCAACATGAAGGTGGAGACCCTGATCGCTTGCCACGAGCGCGCCTTTGCGGCGTTCGGTGGCGTGACGCGGCGGGTCCTGTACGACAACATGAAGACGGTGGTGCTGGAACGCGATGCGTACGGCGAAGGCGAGCACCGCTTCCACGCCGGCTTCCTGGACTACGCCAGGCATAGCGGTTTCGTGATCAAGCTGTGCCAGCCGTACCGGGCCAAGACCAAGGGCAAGGTCGAACGATTCAACGGCTACCTGCGTCGTTCGTTCTACGTGCCGCTGGCGAGCCGGCTCGCGCAGAGCGGCCAGAAGCTCGACGTCGTGACGGCCAACGTGGAAGTGGCCCACTGGTTGCGCGACGTGGCCAATGCGCGCATCCACGGAACAACCGGAGAGCCGCCAGCCGAAGCATTGAAGCGGGAGGTGGAGCACCTGCAAGCGCTACCGGCACCGTGGCGGGCGGACATCGCGGCAGCCAGGCCGCAAACGAGTACTGCAGCACCTGCGGCGCCGCGGCCGGCGGCGGTGGTGGAGCGGATCGCGCAACCGTCTCCAGTACAGCATCCGCTACAGGTGTACGACGCGCTGCTGGTGCGGGTTACTGAAGGGGTGGCGGCATGA